One segment of Amycolatopsis alba DSM 44262 DNA contains the following:
- a CDS encoding amidohydrolase family protein, which translates to MTLIAIEEHWILPELTAALGALPEETRDESLAFNDLGDHQERLQDLGAGRIATMDAQGIDVSILALTPPGTHPLPAEEALRLSRTANDVAAAAVAAHPARFRSLSTLPMSAPRDVAPELERAARIGHVGTMVYGRSGDRYLDDPAYDDFFAAAADLRQPVFLHPQLPSAAVRDASYRGFDAMTDLALATFGWGWHLDAATAALRLILRGTFDRHPDLQVVLGHWGEMLLFWLDRADSLSRATGLARPVSDYLRSNFFITTSGMFNPALLRHALSVTSIDRLLFSTDYPFQQPTREEIDSFFGHLPSDVDRRKLASDNASALFGI; encoded by the coding sequence ATGACGCTCATCGCGATCGAAGAACACTGGATCCTGCCGGAGCTGACAGCCGCCCTCGGCGCCCTTCCCGAGGAGACCCGCGACGAAAGCCTCGCTTTCAACGATCTCGGAGACCACCAAGAGCGGCTGCAAGACCTGGGCGCGGGCCGGATCGCGACCATGGACGCGCAGGGTATCGACGTGTCGATCCTGGCGCTGACCCCACCGGGAACCCACCCGCTGCCCGCCGAAGAAGCGCTGCGGCTGAGCCGTACCGCGAACGACGTCGCCGCGGCGGCCGTCGCCGCCCACCCGGCCCGGTTCCGCTCCCTGTCCACGCTGCCGATGTCGGCCCCGCGGGACGTCGCCCCCGAACTCGAGCGGGCCGCCCGCATCGGACACGTGGGCACCATGGTCTACGGCCGGTCAGGGGACCGCTACCTCGACGACCCCGCCTATGACGACTTCTTCGCCGCGGCGGCGGACCTGCGCCAGCCGGTCTTCCTGCACCCTCAGTTGCCCTCGGCAGCCGTCCGCGACGCGTCGTATCGCGGCTTCGACGCCATGACCGACCTCGCCCTCGCCACGTTCGGCTGGGGCTGGCATCTCGACGCCGCGACCGCGGCGCTGCGGCTGATCCTGCGGGGCACCTTCGACCGGCATCCGGACCTTCAGGTCGTCCTCGGCCACTGGGGCGAGATGCTGCTTTTCTGGCTGGACAGGGCGGACAGCCTGTCCCGCGCCACCGGCTTGGCGCGACCGGTGTCGGACTACCTGCGGTCGAACTTCTTCATCACCACCTCCGGCATGTTCAACCCGGCGCTGCTGCGGCACGCCCTTTCGGTGACCTCGATCGACCGGCTGCTCTTCTCGACCGACTATCCCTTCCAGCAGCCGACGCGGGAGGAGATCGACTCCTTCTTCGGTCACCTTCCGTCCGATGTGGACCGCCGGAAGCTGGCCTCGGACAACGCTTCGGCCCTTTTCGGCATCTGA
- a CDS encoding HNH endonuclease signature motif containing protein gives MSSQRILEPPHELWCAGARELAHGVVERMSLARQALAEVGQFLVEIESRGPMELFGHGSTAGWFAETARISPKEAGATVARAIALNEGRNLDGTPAPAFAPLAGAAAAEGDLGPQQLDPLLAVLKKIPPEVSAEDRSGAERILVNLARNAGPQQIVNGGADLLAHLDPDGNEPKDEDLKPPSREVHLRKRDDGWWRLNGLLDPEFGARANALFETWGQRRPVDEDGNRDPRTPGERHGDALFDAIHYAMTKEKAPTLSGDRTTVVVTIPLDTLTSGLGWACVDEVTQITARHARLLACDAKIIPAVLGSESEPLDIGRAARTVTPAQRRALNLRDHGCAFPGCHRKPKHCEAHHILPWGHLGDTDLNNLCLLCRYHHMVIHGQSGWQVRMTSDGRPEFVPPQYLDPLQKPRRNHR, from the coding sequence GTGTCCAGCCAACGAATCCTCGAACCACCACACGAGCTGTGGTGTGCCGGTGCGCGCGAACTCGCGCACGGTGTGGTCGAGCGCATGTCGTTGGCACGCCAGGCCTTGGCGGAGGTCGGGCAGTTCCTGGTGGAGATCGAGTCCCGTGGCCCGATGGAGTTGTTCGGGCATGGTTCGACGGCGGGCTGGTTCGCCGAAACCGCCAGGATCAGCCCCAAAGAAGCGGGTGCCACTGTGGCGCGGGCGATCGCCTTGAACGAGGGGCGGAATCTGGACGGGACCCCCGCTCCGGCTTTCGCTCCGCTCGCGGGTGCGGCTGCGGCCGAGGGGGATCTCGGCCCTCAGCAGCTGGACCCGCTGCTGGCGGTGCTGAAGAAAATCCCGCCTGAGGTGTCGGCGGAAGACCGGTCGGGCGCGGAGCGGATTCTGGTGAATCTGGCCCGCAACGCCGGTCCGCAGCAGATCGTCAACGGCGGCGCGGACCTCTTGGCCCACCTCGATCCCGACGGCAACGAACCCAAGGACGAGGACCTGAAACCGCCCTCCCGCGAGGTGCATCTGCGGAAGCGTGACGATGGCTGGTGGCGGCTCAACGGCCTTCTCGACCCCGAATTCGGTGCAAGAGCGAACGCCCTGTTCGAGACCTGGGGGCAGCGAAGACCCGTCGACGAGGACGGCAACCGCGATCCCCGCACCCCCGGTGAACGCCACGGTGACGCGTTGTTTGATGCGATCCACTATGCGATGACCAAGGAGAAGGCACCGACGTTGTCCGGGGACCGCACCACCGTGGTGGTCACCATTCCCCTCGACACCCTCACCTCGGGACTGGGATGGGCGTGTGTGGACGAGGTCACCCAAATCACCGCACGCCACGCCCGCCTACTCGCCTGCGACGCCAAAATCATTCCCGCCGTGCTCGGGTCAGAGAGCGAACCACTCGACATCGGCCGCGCCGCCCGCACCGTCACCCCCGCACAACGCCGGGCCCTGAACCTCCGTGATCATGGCTGTGCTTTTCCGGGCTGTCACCGCAAACCCAAGCACTGCGAAGCCCATCACATACTTCCGTGGGGGCACCTCGGCGACACCGACCTCAACAATCTGTGCCTGCTGTGCCGCTATCACCACATGGTCATCCACGGACAATCCGGCTGGCAGGTCCGCATGACCTCAGACGGC